In a genomic window of [Empedobacter] haloabium:
- a CDS encoding nucleotidyltransferase domain-containing protein yields the protein MLPRWPDAKVAIIGGSIARGEATPTSDIDLLLLFEHVDQAWRDTLKVGTQTVELFGHDLATFDYFCRVMDGPAGRMPLAAMVNDGVSVLPDSALLQRLRRHARQLYDAGPAPLTAEAMARQRYAITTLLEDLTDSTAPDETLAIAVHLYGALADFALRAAGAWSGHGRHLARRLKAAAPDLAADLTAGMAALATQPDVAKATFDRAVRTTLAPHGGLLLEGFMLPAPAAWRSAQVPD from the coding sequence TTGCTGCCCCGCTGGCCCGACGCCAAGGTCGCCATCATCGGCGGTTCGATCGCGCGCGGCGAAGCAACGCCCACTTCCGACATCGACCTGCTGCTACTGTTCGAGCACGTCGACCAGGCCTGGCGCGACACGCTGAAGGTGGGCACGCAAACGGTCGAACTGTTCGGTCACGACCTCGCCACGTTCGACTACTTCTGCCGCGTCATGGATGGTCCCGCCGGGCGCATGCCATTGGCGGCGATGGTCAACGACGGCGTCAGCGTACTGCCCGACAGCGCCCTGCTGCAACGGCTGCGCCGGCATGCGCGCCAGCTGTACGACGCCGGACCGGCACCGCTGACGGCCGAGGCGATGGCGCGCCAGCGCTACGCGATCACGACACTACTGGAAGACCTGACGGACAGCACGGCGCCGGACGAAACGCTGGCGATCGCCGTCCACCTGTACGGCGCGCTGGCCGACTTCGCGCTGCGCGCGGCGGGCGCCTGGTCGGGTCACGGCCGCCACCTGGCGCGCCGCTTGAAGGCGGCGGCGCCGGACCTGGCCGCGGATCTGACGGCGGGGATGGCGGCGCTGGCGACGCAACCGGACGTGGCGAAGGCGACCTTCGACCGCGCCGTGCGTACGACCTTGGCGCCGCACGGCGGGCTGCTGCTGGAGGGGTTCATGCTGCCGGCACCGGCCGCATGGCGCAGCGCGCAGGTGCCGGACTAA
- a CDS encoding YggT family protein: MLVLSIVMLIVDTIAVLLGGVLLLRFWMQATRVRPPSSVAQFTFQLSDWLVRPMRRIVPGVGGYDWASLLGAFLIVLLASSLMFMRGAPVELVLKLALFRFLQWILYGFMALLVVEAIFSWVNPHAPLAPFVRALNEPLLRPIRRVVPLVGSLDLSLLVALVLLQIAQLVLGMLFAGV; encoded by the coding sequence ATGCTCGTGCTTAGTATTGTGATGCTGATCGTCGATACCATCGCCGTCCTGCTGGGCGGGGTGCTGCTGCTGCGGTTCTGGATGCAGGCGACCCGCGTGCGGCCGCCGTCGTCGGTGGCACAGTTTACGTTCCAGTTGTCCGACTGGCTGGTCCGGCCGATGCGGCGCATCGTGCCTGGCGTTGGCGGCTACGACTGGGCCAGCCTGCTGGGCGCGTTCCTGATCGTGCTGCTGGCGTCGTCGTTGATGTTCATGCGCGGCGCGCCGGTGGAGCTGGTGCTGAAGCTGGCGCTGTTCCGCTTCCTGCAGTGGATACTGTACGGTTTCATGGCCCTGCTGGTGGTCGAGGCGATCTTCAGCTGGGTCAATCCGCACGCGCCGCTGGCGCCGTTCGTGCGGGCGCTGAACGAGCCGTTGCTGCGGCCGATCCGCCGGGTGGTGCCGCTGGTGGGGAGCCTGGACCTGTCGCTGCTGGTGGCGCTGGTGCTGCTGCAGATCGCCCAGCTCGTGCTGGGGATGCTGTTTGCCGGAGTATGA
- a CDS encoding carbohydrate kinase family protein, which yields MNQTSLICGSLAIDVIMQYEGRFGDTLLADQLHKVNVSFLVPTMRTEFGGCSGNIAYNLKLLGGDPRIVGVMGQDCAAYLERLQKLGISTQNILIKKDAYNAQCFVTADSDNNQINAFHPGAMSFAHENNIEDAGPARLAIISPDGHLGMLKHADDLQRLGIPFVFDPGQQMPMFTAEQLISFIDKATYVTCNDYEIELLVDRTGLTLADIAHRLEALIVTRGEKGSQIYTKGTSIDIPAVQADAVLDPTGCGDAYRAGLLYGLTHDLGWETTGRLASLLGAIKIAHKGAQNHVVTKEEIADRFEKAFGYRYE from the coding sequence ATGAACCAGACTTCCCTGATCTGTGGCTCGCTCGCCATCGACGTCATCATGCAATACGAGGGCCGCTTCGGCGATACCCTGCTGGCCGACCAGCTGCACAAGGTCAACGTGTCCTTCCTCGTGCCGACCATGCGCACGGAATTCGGCGGCTGCTCCGGCAATATCGCCTACAACCTGAAGCTGCTGGGCGGCGACCCGCGCATCGTCGGCGTGATGGGCCAGGACTGCGCGGCCTACCTCGAGCGCCTGCAGAAGCTGGGCATTTCGACGCAGAACATCCTGATCAAGAAGGACGCCTACAACGCCCAGTGCTTCGTCACGGCGGATTCGGACAACAACCAGATCAACGCCTTCCACCCCGGTGCGATGTCGTTCGCCCACGAGAACAATATCGAGGATGCCGGCCCGGCGCGCCTGGCGATCATCTCGCCGGACGGCCACCTGGGCATGCTCAAGCACGCCGACGACCTGCAGCGCCTGGGCATCCCGTTCGTCTTCGATCCGGGCCAGCAGATGCCGATGTTCACGGCCGAACAGCTGATCAGCTTTATCGACAAGGCCACCTACGTGACCTGCAACGACTACGAGATCGAGCTGCTGGTGGACCGCACCGGCCTGACGCTGGCCGACATCGCGCACCGCCTGGAGGCGCTGATCGTCACGCGCGGCGAGAAGGGGTCGCAGATCTACACGAAAGGCACCAGCATCGACATCCCGGCCGTGCAGGCCGACGCCGTGCTGGACCCGACCGGCTGCGGCGACGCCTACCGCGCCGGCCTGCTGTACGGCCTGACGCACGACCTGGGCTGGGAAACCACGGGCCGCCTGGCCAGCCTGCTGGGCGCGATCAAGATCGCCCACAAGGGCGCGCAGAACCACGTGGTCACGAAGGAAGAGATCGCGGACCGGTTCGAGAAAGCGTTCGGCTACCGCTACGAATAA
- a CDS encoding DUF3426 domain-containing protein: MTEARPDSDFDLPSEHIVAVALDDVHTFEETPAESVPEDDEADTEGARTADEAAAADLLAGAPDSALLAAGSAATATPAEEPDEPEFVRQAERRERVGRSARLVMAWGTPLLAMLLLVQLGSTFRNPLAARYPALQPGLQALCAPFGCKVELPAQIDALAIEQGELQTLADNTFSFATVLRNGSRTVQAWPHIELVLNDAADKPVLRRVFAPRDYLASPADLARGFGPRSEQSVKLYFELDRLKASGYHIAIFYP, translated from the coding sequence GTGACCGAGGCTCGCCCCGACAGCGACTTCGACCTGCCGTCCGAGCACATCGTCGCCGTCGCGCTCGACGACGTGCACACATTCGAGGAGACACCCGCCGAATCGGTGCCGGAAGACGATGAAGCCGATACCGAGGGCGCACGCACGGCCGACGAAGCCGCCGCCGCCGACCTGCTGGCCGGCGCGCCGGACAGCGCCCTGCTGGCCGCCGGCAGCGCCGCCACGGCGACGCCAGCCGAGGAACCCGACGAACCGGAATTCGTGCGCCAGGCCGAGCGCCGCGAACGCGTGGGCCGCAGCGCCCGTCTCGTCATGGCCTGGGGCACGCCGCTGCTGGCCATGCTGCTGCTGGTCCAGCTGGGCAGCACCTTCCGCAACCCGCTGGCGGCCCGCTATCCGGCGCTGCAGCCGGGGTTGCAGGCCCTGTGCGCACCGTTCGGCTGCAAGGTCGAGCTGCCGGCCCAGATCGACGCGCTGGCGATCGAACAAGGCGAGCTGCAGACGCTGGCCGACAATACCTTCAGCTTCGCCACCGTGCTGCGCAACGGATCGCGCACGGTGCAGGCCTGGCCACACATCGAGCTGGTGCTGAACGACGCCGCCGACAAACCCGTGCTGCGCCGCGTGTTCGCGCCGCGCGACTACCTGGCCAGCCCGGCCGACCTGGCGCGCGGCTTCGGCCCGCGCAGCGAACAATCCGTCAAACTGTATTTCGAACTGGACCGGCTCAAGGCATCGGGCTACCACATCGCCATCTTCTACCCCTGA
- the prmA gene encoding 50S ribosomal protein L11 methyltransferase, which yields MSWTEIVIEVARDNAEALSDALIEAGALSVSVEDADEGTAQEKPLFGEPGMEPKEAAWEHSRVVALTDVDADQAAIVAEAAAAIGLAAAPAFTTRKVEDEDWVRLTQSQFEPIHIGKNIWVVPSWHEAPDANALILELDPGLAFGTGSHPTTKLCMEWLEAHPAPNQSVLDYGCGSGILAMVARKLGATQVAGVDIDPQAIESARDNAVRNQVQDIEFFVPEDFAQSQHAEARFDIVVANILSSPLKLMAPMLSGRVADGGALVLSGVLARQAEEVAAAYAPFIKLSVWAEHEGWVALHGRLGSDTALPAR from the coding sequence ATGAGCTGGACTGAAATCGTCATCGAAGTCGCCCGCGACAACGCCGAAGCCCTGTCGGACGCGCTGATCGAGGCCGGTGCCCTGTCCGTCTCCGTCGAGGACGCGGACGAAGGCACCGCCCAGGAAAAGCCGCTGTTCGGCGAGCCGGGCATGGAGCCGAAGGAAGCGGCGTGGGAACACAGCCGCGTGGTCGCGCTGACGGACGTCGACGCCGACCAGGCCGCGATCGTGGCCGAGGCGGCAGCCGCCATCGGCCTGGCCGCCGCGCCGGCGTTCACCACCCGCAAGGTGGAAGACGAAGACTGGGTGCGCCTGACGCAATCGCAGTTCGAGCCGATCCACATCGGCAAGAACATCTGGGTCGTGCCGAGCTGGCACGAGGCGCCCGATGCCAACGCCCTGATCCTGGAACTGGACCCGGGCCTGGCCTTCGGCACCGGCAGCCATCCCACCACGAAGCTGTGCATGGAATGGCTGGAAGCCCATCCGGCGCCGAACCAGTCGGTGCTCGATTACGGCTGCGGCTCCGGCATCCTGGCCATGGTGGCGCGCAAGCTGGGCGCCACGCAGGTCGCCGGCGTCGACATCGACCCGCAGGCAATCGAATCGGCACGCGACAACGCCGTGCGCAACCAGGTCCAGGACATCGAGTTCTTCGTGCCGGAAGACTTCGCGCAGTCGCAGCATGCCGAGGCGCGCTTCGACATCGTGGTCGCCAACATCCTGTCGTCGCCATTGAAGCTGATGGCGCCGATGCTGTCCGGCCGCGTGGCCGATGGCGGCGCGCTGGTGCTGTCCGGCGTGCTGGCGCGCCAGGCGGAGGAAGTGGCGGCCGCGTACGCGCCGTTCATCAAGCTGTCCGTCTGGGCCGAACACGAAGGCTGGGTGGCCCTGCACGGCCGCCTCGGCAGCGATACAGCCCTGCCGGCGCGTTAA
- the accC gene encoding acetyl-CoA carboxylase biotin carboxylase subunit, with amino-acid sequence MFEKILIANRGEIALRIQRACREMGIKTVVVHSEADKDAKYVKLADESVCIGPAQSAQSYLNMPAIISAAEVTDAEAIHPGYGFLSENADFAERVEKSGFVFIGPRSDSIRLMGDKVSAKQAMIKAGVPCVPGSDGALPDDPKAIVQIARKIGYPVIIKAAGGGGGRGMRVVHTEAALLNAVTMTKSEAGAAFGNPEVYMEKFLENPRHVEIQILADEHRNAVWLGERDCSMQRRHQKVIEEAPAPGIPRKLIEKIGDRCAEACRKIGYRGAGTFEFLYENGEFYFIEMNTRVQVEHPVTEMITGIDIVQEQIRIACGEKLRFRQRDVMLSGHAIECRINAEDPFKFTPSPGRITSWHTPGGPGVRVDSHSYAGYYVPPHYDSMIGKLITYGATREQAIRRMQIALSEMVVEGIQTNIPLHRELMVDARFIEGGTNIHYLEQKLAEMPKAGS; translated from the coding sequence ATGTTTGAAAAAATCCTCATTGCCAATCGCGGTGAAATCGCGCTGCGTATCCAGCGCGCCTGCCGCGAGATGGGCATCAAGACGGTGGTCGTCCACTCCGAAGCGGACAAGGACGCGAAATACGTCAAGCTGGCCGATGAATCCGTCTGCATCGGGCCGGCCCAGTCGGCGCAGAGCTACCTGAACATGCCGGCCATCATCAGCGCCGCCGAAGTCACCGATGCCGAAGCGATCCACCCGGGCTACGGCTTCCTGTCCGAGAACGCCGACTTCGCCGAGCGCGTCGAGAAATCCGGCTTCGTCTTCATCGGCCCGCGTTCCGACTCGATCCGCCTGATGGGCGACAAGGTCTCGGCCAAGCAGGCCATGATCAAGGCCGGCGTGCCGTGCGTGCCCGGCTCCGACGGCGCCCTGCCGGACGACCCGAAGGCCATCGTGCAGATCGCCCGCAAAATCGGCTATCCCGTCATCATCAAGGCGGCCGGCGGTGGCGGTGGCCGCGGCATGCGCGTGGTGCACACGGAAGCGGCGTTGCTCAATGCCGTCACGATGACCAAGAGCGAAGCGGGTGCCGCGTTCGGCAACCCCGAGGTCTACATGGAGAAGTTCCTGGAGAACCCGCGCCACGTGGAGATCCAGATCCTGGCCGACGAGCACCGCAACGCCGTCTGGCTGGGTGAGCGCGACTGCTCGATGCAGCGCCGCCACCAGAAGGTCATCGAGGAAGCGCCGGCACCGGGCATCCCGCGCAAGCTGATCGAGAAGATCGGCGACCGCTGCGCCGAAGCCTGCCGCAAGATCGGCTACCGTGGCGCCGGCACGTTCGAGTTCCTGTACGAGAACGGCGAGTTCTACTTCATCGAGATGAACACCCGCGTGCAGGTCGAGCACCCGGTCACGGAAATGATCACCGGCATCGACATCGTGCAGGAACAGATCCGCATCGCCTGCGGCGAGAAGCTGCGCTTCCGCCAGCGCGACGTGATGCTGTCCGGTCACGCCATCGAGTGCCGCATCAACGCGGAAGACCCGTTCAAGTTCACGCCGTCGCCGGGACGCATCACGTCGTGGCACACGCCGGGCGGCCCGGGCGTGCGCGTGGACTCGCATTCGTATGCGGGTTACTATGTACCGCCGCACTACGATTCGATGATCGGCAAACTGATCACCTACGGCGCCACCCGCGAGCAGGCCATCCGCCGCATGCAGATCGCGTTGTCGGAAATGGTCGTCGAAGGCATCCAGACCAATATCCCGCTGCACCGCGAGCTGATGGTCGATGCCCGCTTCATCGAAGGCGGCACCAACATCCATTACCTGGAACAGAAACTGGCGGAAATGCCCAAGGCAGGTTCATGA
- the accB gene encoding acetyl-CoA carboxylase biotin carboxyl carrier protein has protein sequence MDLRKLKTLIDLVAESDIAELEVTEGESKVRIVKSSAMPQNQVVMMPSQGAPAQFAPVAAPNAAPAPAAAAAVPAAAAEPTGHVVKSPMVGTFYRSSAPGKEPFVEVGQSIKEGDTLCIIEAMKLLNEIDADKSGTITQILVENGQPVEFGQPLFVIG, from the coding sequence ATGGATTTACGCAAGCTCAAGACGTTGATTGACTTGGTTGCCGAATCGGATATTGCGGAACTCGAAGTAACCGAAGGCGAGAGCAAGGTCCGTATCGTCAAATCCTCCGCCATGCCGCAGAACCAGGTCGTCATGATGCCGTCGCAGGGCGCTCCGGCCCAGTTTGCACCTGTTGCGGCGCCGAACGCCGCGCCAGCCCCGGCCGCTGCCGCCGCGGTGCCGGCCGCCGCCGCCGAGCCGACCGGTCACGTCGTCAAGTCGCCGATGGTCGGCACGTTCTATCGTTCCTCGGCTCCGGGCAAGGAGCCGTTCGTCGAGGTGGGCCAGTCGATCAAGGAAGGCGACACGCTGTGCATTATCGAAGCGATGAAGCTGCTGAACGAAATCGATGCCGACAAATCCGGCACCATCACCCAGATCCTGGTCGAGAACGGCCAGCCGGTCGAATTCGGCCAGCCCCTGTTCGTGATCGGCTGA
- the aroQ gene encoding type II 3-dehydroquinate dehydratase: MAKHLLLLNGPNLNLLGTREPHIYGATTLADVERAAQEQAAAAGAQLAVFQSNHEGALIDRIHAARAEGVDYIVINPGGYTHTSVALRDALAGIAIPFVEVHISNIYQREAFRHHSYLSAIATGTICGLGIEGYRLAIDFALKSS; this comes from the coding sequence ATGGCAAAACACTTGCTGCTGCTGAACGGCCCCAACCTGAATCTGCTGGGAACGCGCGAGCCTCATATCTATGGTGCCACAACCCTGGCCGATGTAGAGCGGGCTGCGCAGGAACAGGCGGCAGCGGCGGGTGCACAGCTGGCCGTGTTCCAGAGCAATCACGAGGGAGCGTTGATCGACCGGATTCACGCGGCACGTGCCGAAGGCGTGGATTACATCGTCATCAACCCGGGTGGCTATACGCATACGAGCGTCGCGTTGCGCGATGCGCTGGCCGGCATCGCCATCCCGTTCGTGGAAGTTCACATTTCGAATATTTATCAGCGCGAAGCATTTCGCCATCATTCCTATCTCAGTGCGATCGCGACGGGCACGATTTGCGGCCTCGGCATCGAGGGCTACCGGCTCGCCATCGACTTCGCTCTAAAAAGCAGTTAA
- a CDS encoding TlpA disulfide reductase family protein has product MKKSHLLAYGVVAVLFAATGAWVGQKMKPAPDPVTMTPVPAAAAPAAAAGNTPGAAAPAGKDLTGAVEALFDQWMPDDKGVQQALAQWQGKPLLLNFWAPWCAPCVQEMPELSQLQTGGKFKDLQVVGIGIDTPTNIADFNKKFKIAYPLLVGGSTGTELSRLLGNTQGGLPFTVLIGADGKVRKAYLGRLNFEKLEKDLAAL; this is encoded by the coding sequence ATGAAAAAATCTCACTTGCTGGCCTATGGCGTTGTCGCCGTCCTGTTCGCCGCCACCGGCGCCTGGGTCGGCCAGAAAATGAAACCGGCGCCCGACCCCGTGACGATGACACCAGTGCCCGCGGCGGCCGCCCCCGCCGCCGCGGCCGGCAACACGCCTGGGGCCGCCGCTCCCGCCGGCAAGGACCTGACCGGCGCCGTCGAGGCATTGTTCGACCAGTGGATGCCAGATGACAAGGGTGTCCAGCAGGCCCTGGCACAATGGCAAGGCAAGCCCCTGCTGCTCAATTTCTGGGCACCGTGGTGTGCTCCGTGCGTTCAAGAAATGCCCGAGCTGTCCCAGCTGCAAACCGGGGGCAAGTTCAAGGACCTGCAGGTCGTCGGCATCGGCATCGATACGCCCACCAATATTGCTGATTTCAACAAGAAGTTCAAGATCGCCTACCCCCTGCTGGTCGGCGGCAGCACCGGCACCGAGCTGTCGCGCCTCTTGGGCAATACCCAGGGCGGCCTGCCGTTTACCGTGCTGATCGGCGCGGACGGCAAGGTCCGCAAGGCGTATCTGGGCCGGCTGAACTTCGAGAAGCTGGAAAAGGACCTGGCCGCATTATAG
- the mpl gene encoding UDP-N-acetylmuramate:L-alanyl-gamma-D-glutamyl-meso-diaminopimelate ligase → MHIHILGICGTFMGGLAVLAKEAGHKVTGCDANVYPPMSTQLEAQGIELIQGFGKDQVNLNPDLYVIGNVVSRGNELVEEILNRSLPYVSGPQWIGEHILRHKWVLAVAGTHGKTTTSAMLAWILEDAGYAPGFLIGGVPMNFGVSARLSGKGADSEFFVIEADEYDTAFFDKRSKFVHYHAKTAILNNLEYDHADIFPDLAAIETQFHHLVRTVPGVGRVIVNGDEESLQRVIRRGCWSEKETFGGAEGCNWTMKEHPDGSFDVLFNGQFQATVDWKLTGRHNRNNALAAIAAARNVGVPIAQAAKALEKFESVKRRMEVRGVARGVTVYDDFAHHPTAIATTVGGLRQKLGKDTRILAVLEPRSNTMKLGAMKDALPGSLVDADLVFGFGSEKALGWSLATALAPMGATASAFEDLDLMVKAIAGQARPGDHVVVMSNGGFGGVHQKLLDALAA, encoded by the coding sequence ATGCATATCCATATTCTCGGCATTTGCGGCACCTTCATGGGCGGCCTGGCCGTGCTGGCGAAGGAAGCCGGCCACAAGGTGACGGGCTGCGACGCCAACGTCTATCCGCCGATGAGCACGCAGCTGGAAGCCCAGGGCATCGAACTGATCCAGGGCTTCGGCAAGGACCAGGTCAACCTGAACCCGGACCTGTACGTGATCGGCAACGTGGTCTCGCGCGGCAATGAGCTGGTCGAGGAAATCCTGAACCGCAGCCTGCCGTATGTCTCCGGCCCGCAGTGGATCGGCGAGCATATCCTGCGCCATAAATGGGTGCTGGCGGTGGCGGGCACGCACGGCAAGACGACGACATCGGCGATGCTGGCCTGGATCCTGGAAGACGCCGGCTATGCGCCGGGCTTCCTGATCGGCGGCGTGCCGATGAACTTCGGCGTGTCGGCCCGGCTGAGCGGCAAGGGTGCCGATTCCGAATTCTTCGTCATCGAGGCGGACGAATACGATACGGCGTTCTTCGACAAGCGCAGCAAGTTCGTGCACTACCATGCCAAGACGGCGATCCTGAACAACCTGGAATACGACCACGCCGACATTTTCCCGGACCTGGCCGCCATCGAGACGCAGTTCCACCACCTGGTGCGCACCGTGCCGGGCGTCGGCCGCGTGATCGTCAACGGCGACGAGGAGTCGCTGCAGCGGGTGATCCGGCGCGGCTGCTGGAGCGAGAAAGAGACCTTCGGCGGCGCGGAAGGCTGCAACTGGACGATGAAGGAGCACCCGGACGGCAGCTTCGACGTGCTGTTCAACGGCCAGTTCCAGGCCACCGTGGACTGGAAGCTGACCGGCAGGCACAACCGCAACAATGCGCTGGCGGCGATCGCCGCCGCCCGCAACGTCGGCGTGCCGATCGCGCAGGCGGCCAAGGCACTGGAAAAATTCGAGAGCGTCAAGCGCCGCATGGAAGTGCGCGGCGTGGCCCGTGGCGTCACCGTGTACGACGATTTCGCGCACCACCCGACGGCGATCGCGACCACGGTCGGCGGCCTGCGCCAGAAGCTGGGCAAGGACACCCGCATCCTGGCCGTGCTGGAACCGCGCTCGAACACGATGAAGCTGGGCGCGATGAAGGATGCGCTGCCGGGCAGCCTGGTCGATGCGGACCTGGTGTTCGGCTTCGGCAGCGAGAAGGCGCTGGGCTGGAGCCTGGCCACGGCGCTGGCGCCGATGGGCGCGACCGCTTCCGCCTTCGAAGACCTGGACCTGATGGTCAAGGCCATCGCCGGCCAGGCACGTCCGGGCGATCATGTCGTCGTGATGAGCAACGGCGGCTTCGGTGGCGTGCACCAGAAACTGCTGGACGCGCTGGCAGCATGA
- a CDS encoding YqiA/YcfP family alpha/beta fold hydrolase, with protein MILYLHGFRSSPRSMKGRLLAERMAALGRADEYIAPQLPASPKLAMAQAFALVARVPADELCIIGSSLGGYYATWMAERLGCRAVLLNPAVTPLRDLDKHVGVTTMYHSDEPFEFKREYIDELRAFAVPAITRPERYFLLAATGDEVLDYRTMVAHYAGARQHVIQGSDHGISEFADYVDEVLAFARVHGAA; from the coding sequence ATGATTCTTTACCTGCACGGATTCCGCTCGTCGCCGCGGTCGATGAAAGGCCGGCTGCTGGCCGAACGGATGGCGGCGCTGGGCCGCGCCGATGAATACATCGCGCCGCAGCTGCCGGCGTCGCCCAAGCTGGCGATGGCGCAAGCGTTCGCGCTGGTGGCGCGCGTACCGGCCGATGAGCTGTGCATTATCGGCTCGTCGCTGGGCGGCTACTACGCCACGTGGATGGCCGAACGGCTGGGCTGCCGCGCCGTGCTGCTCAATCCCGCCGTCACGCCGCTGCGCGACCTGGACAAGCACGTCGGCGTGACGACGATGTACCACAGCGACGAGCCGTTCGAGTTCAAGCGCGAGTATATCGACGAGCTGCGCGCGTTTGCTGTGCCGGCGATCACGCGGCCCGAACGCTACTTCCTGCTGGCCGCCACCGGCGACGAGGTGCTGGACTACCGCACGATGGTCGCGCATTACGCCGGCGCGCGCCAGCACGTCATCCAAGGCAGCGACCATGGCATCAGCGAGTTTGCCGACTATGTGGACGAGGTGCTGGCGTTCGCCCGGGTGCACGGCGCCGCATGA
- a CDS encoding chorismate lyase, which produces MRERSLRQANWVGHVLAVNAPHDLRHWLTGSGSLTAKLKSHSETFRVQVLHQHVATCLADEARAIGLHRPGRVWEREVLLRCDNAPVVFAHTVVPMSADATDWPLFSALGERSLGTTLFGDPRVTRGTLEYARLRASHPLALRARAALAAEGHAALEEQLLYARRCLYRRRQGTLLVTEVFLPRVTRLVPRTSNTRET; this is translated from the coding sequence ATGAGGGAACGCTCGCTGCGCCAGGCCAACTGGGTGGGCCATGTCCTGGCCGTCAATGCGCCGCATGATTTGCGCCACTGGCTGACGGGCAGCGGCTCGCTGACGGCCAAGCTGAAAAGCCACAGCGAGACGTTCCGCGTGCAGGTACTGCACCAACACGTCGCCACCTGCCTGGCCGACGAGGCGCGCGCCATCGGCTTGCACCGCCCGGGGCGGGTGTGGGAAAGGGAGGTGCTGCTGCGGTGTGATAATGCGCCCGTGGTGTTTGCCCACACGGTGGTGCCGATGAGCGCCGACGCCACCGACTGGCCGCTGTTTTCGGCGCTGGGCGAGCGTTCGCTGGGCACGACCCTGTTCGGCGATCCGCGCGTGACCCGCGGCACACTGGAATATGCGCGCCTGCGCGCCAGCCATCCGCTGGCCCTGCGTGCGCGCGCGGCGCTGGCGGCCGAGGGCCACGCCGCGCTGGAAGAACAATTGCTGTATGCACGGCGCTGCCTGTACCGGCGCCGCCAGGGCACGCTCTTGGTGACGGAGGTATTCCTGCCGCGCGTCACCCGGCTGGTCCCACGAACATCGAATACGAGAGAAACATGA